The following proteins come from a genomic window of Sphaerisporangium rubeum:
- a CDS encoding DUF998 domain-containing protein, with amino-acid sequence MSVARYASLDGGHAAAALGVLGVSSLVLVVGMWAVRGPVDGWAQWLMPVYGVGAVVASLVPGTRVAEAALLVAMVAMAGAAALMSRRFAEDERWRAIARPLEWLALGAGGSLAVLTYVSLPGHGVLVGLVEWTLLGVETAVLALVAAHLTRVAWEDAGRRVGDEVEARVVLPEAAGVAVRDLA; translated from the coding sequence ATGTCTGTCGCGCGGTACGCGTCCCTGGACGGGGGCCACGCGGCGGCGGCGCTCGGGGTGCTCGGGGTGTCGTCGCTGGTGCTCGTGGTCGGGATGTGGGCCGTGCGGGGGCCGGTCGACGGGTGGGCTCAGTGGCTGATGCCGGTCTACGGCGTCGGGGCCGTTGTGGCGTCGCTCGTGCCGGGGACCCGCGTGGCCGAGGCGGCGCTGCTGGTGGCGATGGTGGCGATGGCGGGTGCGGCGGCGTTGATGTCGCGGCGGTTCGCCGAGGACGAGCGGTGGCGTGCCATCGCCCGGCCGCTGGAGTGGCTGGCGCTCGGGGCCGGTGGGTCGCTGGCCGTACTGACTTATGTGTCGCTTCCGGGACACGGGGTGCTTGTCGGGCTTGTCGAGTGGACGCTTCTCGGGGTGGAGACGGCGGTGCTGGCGCTCGTCGCGGCGCATCTGACCCGGGTGGCGTGGGAGGACGCGGGCCGGCGGGTCGGCGACGAGGTCGAGGCGCGGGTCGTGCTGCCGGAAGCCGCGGGGGTCGCGGTGCGGGACCTCGCGTAG
- a CDS encoding sensor histidine kinase has protein sequence MATSRSIRFKITALLVIPLLSLMALWVFGASVTTKESASMFAVASLYANITKPGDDVAIAMQREHVLTAEWLGARSAERKDAMVRQREIVDDVRARFRDLALSDAAQAELSTPVMRTRFDKMIVMMGRLDAARSAVDAGVLDQAALTVEFGRFPDAMQRLVAGMTVADDLPLYRQSRAVAALGHAKDLLSRERGLVSGVLIGSRALSPDEYRSFAQLAATRRFLFSQGLADLDETLRAPFDELERSQTYQRFVTMEEQILADQGRVFPHAAWREAADAIEAAYQVTLTRTGDALAASAEPAAVATYVRAGLAGVLGLVAVVVSLVVAFRVGRGLTREIGELRDAATELAGVRLPRVIGRLRRGEQVDVDAEAPPVGVTGTTTELRDLGAAFASVRRTAVEAAVEQATLRDATGTALRNLARRSQTLLQRQLKLLDGMQRRIEDPETLRELFRADHLTTRMRRQAEGLVILSGGSPGRTFAREVPLADVLRAAVAEVEDYTRVHVYPMPDVAVGGGAAADVIHLLAELVENATVFSRGEVSVRAEEAARGIAVEVEDRGAGLTPQERDAINARLSRPPEFDATVTERLGLHVTGRLAARHGIAVELRGSPYGGTTAIVLIPDTLIAAPAVREVASSGQARVTRITSASGKALPRRVRQAHLAPQLRRPDTPEEPADAGPALTNLTRTGPRDRTDEDDEGM, from the coding sequence ATGGCGACGAGCAGATCCATCCGGTTCAAGATCACCGCACTGCTCGTGATCCCGCTGCTGTCCCTGATGGCCCTCTGGGTGTTCGGGGCGAGCGTGACCACGAAGGAGTCGGCCAGCATGTTCGCGGTCGCCTCTCTCTATGCGAACATCACCAAACCGGGTGACGACGTGGCCATCGCCATGCAGCGGGAGCATGTCCTCACGGCGGAATGGCTCGGCGCGAGGTCGGCCGAGCGCAAGGACGCGATGGTACGGCAGCGTGAAATCGTGGACGACGTCCGCGCGAGGTTCCGTGACCTGGCGCTGAGCGACGCGGCGCAGGCCGAGTTGTCGACCCCGGTGATGCGGACCAGGTTCGACAAGATGATCGTGATGATGGGACGGCTGGACGCGGCCAGGTCGGCCGTCGACGCCGGTGTGCTGGACCAGGCCGCGCTGACGGTCGAGTTCGGCCGCTTCCCCGACGCCATGCAGCGGCTCGTGGCCGGCATGACGGTCGCCGACGACCTGCCTCTGTACCGGCAGTCGCGGGCCGTGGCGGCGCTCGGCCACGCCAAGGACCTCCTGTCGCGGGAACGCGGCCTGGTCAGCGGCGTGCTGATCGGCTCACGCGCGCTCTCACCGGACGAGTACCGTTCGTTCGCGCAGCTCGCCGCCACCCGGCGCTTCCTGTTCTCCCAAGGCCTGGCGGACCTGGACGAGACGTTGCGTGCGCCGTTCGACGAGCTGGAACGTTCGCAGACCTACCAGCGCTTCGTCACCATGGAGGAGCAGATCCTCGCCGACCAGGGCCGTGTGTTCCCCCACGCGGCGTGGCGCGAGGCCGCCGACGCCATCGAGGCCGCCTACCAGGTCACGCTCACGCGGACGGGGGACGCGCTGGCCGCGAGCGCCGAGCCCGCCGCGGTCGCGACGTACGTGCGCGCGGGGCTCGCGGGGGTGCTCGGGCTGGTGGCCGTCGTCGTCTCGCTCGTCGTGGCGTTCCGGGTGGGCCGCGGGCTGACCAGGGAGATCGGTGAGCTGCGTGACGCCGCGACCGAGCTCGCCGGGGTGCGGCTGCCACGCGTGATCGGCCGCCTGCGGCGAGGAGAGCAGGTGGACGTGGACGCCGAGGCCCCGCCGGTCGGCGTCACCGGGACCACCACGGAGCTGCGTGACCTCGGTGCGGCGTTCGCGTCGGTGCGGCGCACGGCGGTGGAGGCCGCGGTGGAACAGGCCACGCTGCGCGACGCGACCGGCACGGCGCTGCGCAACCTCGCGCGGCGCAGCCAGACGTTGCTGCAACGTCAGCTCAAGCTGCTCGACGGCATGCAGCGGCGCATCGAGGACCCCGAGACGCTGCGTGAGCTGTTCCGCGCGGACCACCTCACCACCCGCATGCGGCGGCAGGCCGAGGGCCTGGTCATCCTGTCGGGAGGGTCGCCTGGCCGTACGTTCGCGCGCGAGGTGCCGCTGGCCGACGTGCTGCGCGCCGCGGTCGCGGAGGTCGAGGACTACACCAGGGTGCACGTGTACCCCATGCCTGACGTGGCGGTCGGCGGCGGCGCGGCGGCCGACGTCATCCATCTGCTCGCCGAGCTGGTCGAGAACGCCACCGTGTTCTCCCGCGGCGAGGTGTCCGTGCGCGCCGAGGAGGCGGCCAGAGGCATCGCGGTCGAGGTGGAGGACCGAGGGGCCGGCCTGACCCCGCAGGAGCGGGACGCGATCAACGCGAGGCTGTCGCGACCGCCGGAGTTCGACGCGACGGTCACCGAACGGCTCGGCCTGCACGTCACGGGACGGCTCGCCGCGCGGCACGGCATCGCGGTGGAGCTGCGCGGCTCCCCGTACGGCGGCACGACCGCGATCGTGCTGATCCCCGACACGCTGATCGCCGCGCCGGCCGTGCGTGAGGTCGCCTCGTCCGGGCAGGCGCGGGTCACGCGGATCACGAGTGCGAGCGGCAAGGCCCTGCCGCGTCGCGTGCGCCAGGCACACCTGGCACCCCAGCTCAGGCGGCCGGACACCCCGGAGGAGCCCGCGGACGCCGGGCCGGCGCTGACGAATCTCACGCGGACGGGGCCGCGGGACAGGACCGACGAAGACGATGAGGGGATGTGA
- the xylB gene encoding xylulokinase, translating to MTLVAGIDSSTQSCKVVVRDAETGALVREGRAPHPPGTAVHPDHWWTALRQAVAEAGGLDGVAALSVGAQQHGMVALDEDGGVVREALLWNDTRSARAAEELITELGGAQAWADAVSSVPVASFTVTKLRWLAEHEPDNARRTAAVGLPHDWLTWRLAGAGEIGSLTTDRGDASGTGYWSPATGTYRTDLLKLALGHTPLVPRVLDPVGQAGVVDGSLFPGAESVRLAPGTGDNMAAALGVGLRPGDVVVSIGTSGTVFACSDAPSHDASGVIAGFADATGRYLPLVCTLNAARVLDAAAAMLGVSVGELSDLALQSPPGADGLVLVPYLEGERTPNKPDATGSVHGLRLSNATPAHLARAAVEGMLCGLADGLDAIGLEPSRVLLIGGGARSEAVRRIAPSVFGRPVLVPEPGEYVADGAARQAAWLLAGTAEPPAWESGEPESYQADRVPGLRERYTEVAAMA from the coding sequence ATGACACTGGTCGCCGGGATCGACTCATCGACGCAGAGCTGCAAGGTGGTCGTCCGGGACGCGGAGACGGGGGCACTGGTCCGTGAGGGCCGGGCCCCCCATCCCCCGGGGACCGCGGTGCATCCCGACCACTGGTGGACGGCGCTGCGTCAGGCCGTCGCCGAGGCCGGTGGGCTCGACGGTGTGGCGGCCCTGTCGGTCGGCGCGCAGCAGCACGGCATGGTGGCCCTCGACGAGGACGGCGGGGTCGTCCGTGAGGCGTTGCTGTGGAACGACACCCGTTCCGCGCGTGCGGCCGAGGAGCTGATCACCGAGCTCGGCGGTGCGCAGGCGTGGGCCGACGCGGTGAGCAGCGTGCCGGTGGCGTCGTTCACGGTGACGAAGCTGCGGTGGCTGGCCGAGCACGAGCCCGACAACGCGCGCCGTACGGCAGCGGTCGGGTTGCCGCACGACTGGCTGACGTGGCGGCTGGCCGGGGCCGGGGAGATCGGCTCGCTGACCACCGACCGGGGGGATGCCTCCGGGACGGGATACTGGTCGCCGGCGACCGGGACGTACCGGACCGATCTGCTCAAGCTGGCGTTGGGTCACACGCCGCTGGTGCCTCGGGTGCTCGACCCGGTGGGACAGGCCGGTGTGGTGGACGGGTCGCTGTTCCCCGGAGCGGAGTCGGTACGGCTGGCCCCGGGGACCGGGGACAACATGGCGGCGGCGCTCGGGGTCGGGCTGCGGCCCGGAGACGTGGTCGTGTCGATCGGGACGTCCGGCACGGTGTTCGCGTGCTCGGACGCGCCGAGTCATGACGCGTCCGGGGTGATCGCGGGGTTCGCGGACGCCACCGGACGGTATCTGCCGCTGGTCTGCACGTTGAACGCCGCTCGGGTGCTGGACGCCGCGGCGGCCATGCTCGGGGTGAGCGTCGGTGAGCTGTCGGACCTGGCGTTGCAGTCGCCTCCCGGCGCGGACGGGCTCGTGCTCGTGCCGTACCTGGAGGGGGAGCGCACGCCGAACAAACCGGACGCCACCGGGTCCGTGCACGGGCTGAGGCTGTCGAACGCGACGCCGGCGCACCTGGCGCGGGCCGCGGTCGAAGGCATGCTGTGCGGCCTCGCGGACGGCCTCGACGCCATCGGCCTGGAGCCGAGCCGTGTGCTGCTCATCGGTGGCGGCGCGCGGTCGGAGGCCGTACGCCGCATCGCGCCGTCGGTGTTCGGCCGGCCCGTGCTGGTCCCCGAACCCGGGGAGTACGTCGCCGACGGCGCGGCCCGCCAGGCGGCCTGGCTCCTCGCCGGCACCGCCGAGCCCCCCGCCTGGGAGTCCGGCGAGCCGGAGTCCTACCAGGCCGATCGGGTGCCTGGGCTGCGCGAACGCTACACGGAGGTCGCCGCCATGGCCTGA